Below is a genomic region from Aphis gossypii isolate Hap1 unplaced genomic scaffold, ASM2018417v2 Contig00452, whole genome shotgun sequence.
GACTATATAAACTGTAACACTCTtggtcttaaaatattttttattaaataacgttGTATACTTCAAAACATATTCAATATGTGAAATTCAACTTTTTAATTcagataatcaaattaaattacccGAATATTGTGAGGTATGACATGGTTACTTCTATAACGCCCATTCTGAAAAATTACAacgtaataattgttttgtttactgGACAACAAGAAAATTGTAACAACTATGGTATACCATTGCATTCCCACTACATAAAATTCTGtgtctatatttttgttatttatcataactagtatttttattttgcctattgtttgtattaactTCCTTATGAATgcctcttaaattaattttttgtgtttcatctatatttaattatctttgtaaacaatatatcttaagtatatttaccTGACTACCtgtatctattaataaatttaactcgtTTGTTTTGCTTGCAGGTGATATACATGTAATGTGATTCTTTTCTATAGCAGCGACGATGTGGTAACATTGTGCATTTCCTCCGCGATTATTTGGTTTATCGAACGAGTACCACGGTCCTCACCCGACACGTTCGCGTTTCCTGAATTGTTGTTTCTACtttcattattacattttttataacatgcaCTTATATCATGGCCACTTCGTTTACAGTATGCACACGTGGATGCACGTGCGTTATAATTTGTTGGTGGTTGAGTTAATCTATTCCGATTAGATggacgattattattacttgatgGTTTATTTCTACATTGAGCTGCATAGTGATTACCATTACAGTTATAGCATTTAATAGGtggtctattaaaattattttgctgaGTGTAATTATTTGTTCGTCCTTGATAACTTGGTTTACTAAAGTTGTTCGGTTGGAAATTCCTAATACGactattcgtattattataatcgggCTCATACTGGAATGCTAGACGCGAGAATGAATCAGATATAAATGCTCGATGTACCTGTTGTCGTTGTTGGTCATTTGTTCTTCGTATTTTGACTGTAAAGCGGCGTGATTGTTGTTGTTCTAATCTTCTGACTTCATTGCGTTCAGCTCGTGTATCTTCTGGCTCTTCTTGATGCAATTGCGCCATTCTGACACGTGCATCAGTATTTTGTTGCTGGATTTGTTCTTCTGTTCTTTCGGATCTGTTATTTCGCAAGTTTCGAGCTTTGCTTGTATTGCGGCTCAAATCAGCCCCTTTGCGTTTTCTTGGCATTGCTCACTGTA
It encodes:
- the LOC126554230 gene encoding probable serine/threonine-protein kinase cdc7, which translates into the protein MPRKRKGADLSRNTSKARNLRNNRSERTEEQIQQQNTDARVRMAQLHQEEPEDTRAERNEVRRLEQQQSRRFTVKIRRTNDQQRQQVHRAFISDSFSRLAFQYEPDYNNTNSRIRNFQPNNFSKPSYQGRTNNYTQQNNFNRPPIKCYNCNGNHYAAQCRNKPSSNNNRPSNRNRLTQPPTNYNARASTCAYCKRSGHDISACYKKCNNESRNNNSGNANVSGEDRGTRSINQIIAEEMHNVTTSSLL